A genomic region of Pradoshia eiseniae contains the following coding sequences:
- a CDS encoding KH domain-containing protein codes for MIELIKTIVKPLVDHPDDVTVSMDEHAKKIIYKLSVNQQDMGKVIGKQGRVAKAIRTVVYTAASKSDKKVYLEISD; via the coding sequence ATGATAGAGCTTATTAAAACAATCGTAAAGCCTCTCGTCGATCATCCGGATGACGTGACCGTATCAATGGATGAGCATGCCAAGAAAATTATCTATAAACTTTCTGTTAATCAGCAAGATATGGGGAAGGTCATTGGCAAGCAGGGGCGGGTAGCGAAAGCTATTCGGACGGTAGTATATACTGCTGCATCCAAGAGTGACAAAAAAGTCTATTTGGAAATAAGCGATTGA
- the rpsP gene encoding 30S ribosomal protein S16: MAVKIRLKRMGAKKSPFYRIVVADSRSPRDGRFIETVGTYNPVANPAEVKIDEELTLKWLQNGAKPSDTVRNLLSKEGIMEKFHNAKQGK; the protein is encoded by the coding sequence ATGGCAGTAAAAATTCGTTTAAAACGTATGGGAGCTAAAAAGTCTCCTTTCTATCGTATTGTAGTAGCAGATTCTCGTTCCCCTCGTGACGGTCGTTTCATCGAAACAGTTGGAACTTACAACCCAGTTGCTAACCCAGCTGAAGTGAAAATCGATGAGGAACTAACTTTGAAATGGCTTCAAAATGGTGCTAAACCTTCTGACACAGTTCGTAACTTGTTGTCTAAAGAAGGCATCATGGAAAAATTCCACAACGCTAAACAAGGTAAGTAA
- the ffh gene encoding signal recognition particle protein, with the protein MAFEGLADRLQGTLQKIRGKGKVTEADVKEMMREVRLALLEADVNFKVVKDFIKRVNERAIGQEVLKSLTPGQQVIKVVKEELTELMGGEQSKIAVSNRPPTVILMVGLQGAGKTTTTGKLANLLRKKYNRKPMLVAADIYRPAAIKQLETLGKQLNFPVFSLGDQVSPVEIAKQGVAKAKEEHCDYVLVDTAGRLHIDENLMGELAEIKEAVKPDEIFLVVDAMTGQDAVNVAKSFNDQLDITGVILTKLDGDTRGGAALSIRSVAEKPIKFVGMGEKMDALEPFHPERMASRILGMGDVLTLIEKAQTDVDEAKARELEKKMRTATFTFDDFLEQLSQVKKMGPLDDILKMLPGANKIKGMNNLSIDDKQIAHVEAIIQSMTRKEKEQPEIINASRRKRIAKGSGRPIQEVNRLLKQFEEMKKMMKQMAGMQQKGKKKGGFKLPFM; encoded by the coding sequence ATGGCATTTGAAGGTTTAGCCGACCGACTGCAAGGCACACTTCAAAAAATCCGCGGCAAAGGAAAGGTTACGGAGGCTGATGTCAAAGAAATGATGCGCGAGGTTAGACTCGCTCTTCTTGAAGCTGACGTTAACTTTAAGGTTGTAAAGGATTTTATCAAGCGTGTCAATGAAAGGGCCATCGGTCAAGAAGTGTTGAAAAGCTTGACTCCAGGTCAGCAGGTTATCAAGGTCGTCAAGGAAGAATTGACGGAATTAATGGGAGGAGAGCAAAGCAAGATTGCTGTATCCAACCGACCGCCAACCGTGATTTTAATGGTTGGTTTGCAAGGTGCTGGTAAGACAACAACAACCGGTAAGCTTGCTAATCTGCTTCGGAAAAAATATAACCGCAAACCGATGCTTGTTGCTGCGGATATTTATCGTCCGGCAGCCATTAAGCAATTAGAAACACTTGGGAAGCAGCTGAATTTCCCTGTCTTTTCGTTAGGAGATCAGGTCAGCCCAGTTGAGATTGCCAAGCAGGGAGTCGCTAAAGCGAAAGAAGAGCATTGCGACTACGTCTTGGTCGATACGGCAGGACGCTTGCACATTGATGAGAATTTGATGGGGGAACTAGCGGAAATTAAAGAAGCCGTGAAGCCGGATGAAATTTTCCTTGTTGTCGATGCGATGACAGGTCAGGATGCCGTCAATGTGGCAAAGAGTTTTAATGACCAGCTCGATATAACCGGAGTTATTTTAACGAAGCTTGATGGGGATACCCGAGGCGGTGCAGCCCTCTCTATTCGCTCTGTAGCGGAGAAGCCGATTAAATTCGTTGGTATGGGCGAGAAGATGGATGCGCTTGAGCCATTCCATCCGGAACGCATGGCTTCGAGAATTCTCGGCATGGGGGATGTTCTTACCCTTATCGAAAAAGCGCAAACAGATGTCGATGAGGCGAAAGCGCGTGAACTTGAGAAGAAAATGCGCACAGCCACATTTACGTTTGATGATTTTCTTGAACAGCTTAGCCAGGTGAAGAAAATGGGACCATTAGACGATATTCTGAAAATGCTCCCAGGCGCAAATAAAATTAAGGGCATGAATAACCTGTCCATTGATGATAAGCAAATTGCCCATGTAGAGGCAATCATTCAATCAATGACACGAAAAGAGAAAGAGCAGCCTGAGATCATCAACGCCAGCAGGCGCAAACGGATTGCAAAGGGAAGCGGAAGACCGATTCAGGAAGTCAACCGACTGCTCAAGCAATTCGAGGAAATGAAAAAGATGATGAAGCAGATGGCTGGAATGCAACAAAAAGGCAAGAAAAAAGGCGGCTTTAAGTTGCCATTTATGTAA
- a CDS encoding putative DNA-binding protein encodes MLEKTMRMNYLYDFYQSLLTPKQKSYMSLYYLDDYSLGEIADEYEVSRQAVYDNIKRTEAMLEEYEAKLLLFEKAQQRSLLLNKLGNLADEVSDKHVQQQLIETIASLEKLD; translated from the coding sequence ATGCTCGAGAAAACAATGCGTATGAATTACCTATATGACTTTTATCAATCATTGCTGACACCAAAGCAGAAAAGTTACATGTCTCTTTATTATCTGGACGATTATTCCCTAGGTGAGATCGCTGATGAATATGAGGTGAGCCGCCAGGCCGTTTATGATAATATTAAACGAACAGAAGCGATGCTTGAAGAATATGAGGCGAAGCTGCTGCTTTTTGAAAAAGCGCAGCAAAGAAGCCTTTTACTCAATAAGTTAGGCAATTTAGCGGATGAAGTATCTGATAAACATGTTCAGCAACAACTCATTGAGACAATAGCATCTCTTGAAAAGTTAGATTAG